From Carcharodon carcharias isolate sCarCar2 chromosome 21, sCarCar2.pri, whole genome shotgun sequence:
atTGTCAGAATCAAACACTCTCCAGTAAAATACAGcacggattagatacagagtaaacccatCAGCCTGTCCCCCAGATACAGATACTGAGGGACAGGGAGTGTCCGGAACAATGACATAACTCACTCTGTAAGGTAGAAATTAATCCTGTATCTCTCCCCAATAAAGGTGGAAATCTGGGAcatcctgtctccaaacacatccCAACCTGTTCACAATGAGATTCTCAGTGTGgagaactgggacatcctgtctccaaacacatccCAACCTGTTCACAATGGGATTCCCAGGGTGgagaactgggacatcctgtctccaaacacatcccaccctgttcacactgagaatcccagggtggggaactgggacatcctgtctccaaacacatcccaccatgttcacactgagaatcccagggtggggaactgggacatcctgtctccaaacacatcccaccctgttcacactgagaatcccagggtggggaattgggacatcctgtctccaaacacatccCAACCTGTTCACACTGAGAATTGCAGAGTGGAGAACTGGGACACCCTGTCTCCAAACACATTCCACCATGTTCACACTGAGAATCCCAGGGTGgggaactgggacatcctgtctccaaacacatcccaccctgttcacactgagaatcccagggtggggaactgggacatcctgtctccaaacacatccCACCCTGTTAACACTGAGAATTGCAGAGTGgagaactgggacatcctgtctccaaacacatcccaccctgttcacactgagaatcccagggtggggaactgggacatcctgtctccaaacacatccCAACCTGTTCACACTGAGAATTGCAGAGTGgagaactgggacatcctgtctccaaacacatcccaccatgttcacactgagaatcccagggtggggaactgggacatcctgtctccaaacacatcccaccctgttcacactgagaatTGCAGAGTGgagaactgggacatcctgtctccaaacacatcccaccctgttcacactgagaatcccagggtggggaactgggacatcctgtctccaaacacatcccaccctgttcacactgtATTTAGTATTTGGGAGGTGACAGCACGTCCGAACAGTGtagggaggagcaggaggttggagatggggcagtagttgcaAGAATGGTGGGATCAAAGGTTTGtttttgaggagggggtgatgatggcagatttgaagcaaAGAacagcacctgaagagagagaaccggTAACCATGTCTTCAAACATGGGGAAGTTGGATGATCAACATTGTCACGGGAATAGGGTCaatggagcaggaggtgggtctcatggacaagatgaactCTGGGAGGACATGAGGGGAGAtgagagagaaactagagaaagatgtagGTTCAGGGCTCAGACACGGGGGATCTTTAGACACATTTTGTCCCGGTGAGTTAGTGGaaaggagggaagcagcagaggcagctgattgaattttctcaatcttagtgacaaagaagttccttgagctcctcacacttattgttggaggtgagggtagaGGAGACAGGGGAGAAGGAGAGCCCTTCAAATGGAACCAACAGAGATGTTTAACAGATTCAACACACACTGTATTTAATAAAAAGCTGATTTATTTAACTTCATCCAGAATATTAGGAGTCAatgaacatcagcagaaacagaccccGAAGAACATGGTTCAgtctggatgtgattaacagcaaaatGCAATCACTGTAGTtacttgcttggcctaaatagccaagtggttatggtactgggcttgcaaccccaagatcaagagttcaaatctcacaatggcaaactatgaaacaatgtaacttcatctgaataggaacagatggaaatgtgtttgtactcgaaagagttactattggcttggcctaaacagccaagtggttatggtactgggcttgtaacctcaagatcaagagttcaaatctcacaatggcaaactatgaaacaatgtaacttcatctgaaccagatggaaacgggtttgtactcgaaagagttacttgtgaactcgctggtgtctcagcaggtgggatgaggtaGTGAATCGTTTCCCACAattagagcaggtgaatggcctctccccagtgtgaatctgTTGGTGAACGGTGAGTTCAAATGATGTCTTGAACCCAGTCTCACAGggagagcacctgaatggtctctcgtcagtgtgaacacgttgatgagCAATCAGGTTCCTGGAACTTTAATAGCATttcccacagtctgggcatttaaaaggtctctcatcagtgtgaactcgctggtgagtcagcagttGACAtgattgagtgaatccctttccacacatgGAGCAGGCAAACGGtttctcgtcagtgtgaacacatTGATGGGACATCAGATTCCaagaacttttatagcacttcccacagtccgggcatttaaaaggtctctccccagtgtgaactcgctggtgtgtctgcaggtgggatgactgaatgaatcccatcccacactcagagcaggtgaatggtctttccccagtgtgaattcgctggtgtacagtgagcTGAGATGATGTCCTGAACCCAGTCtcgcagtgagagcacctgaacggtctctcgtcagtgtgaacacgttgatagCACATTAGTTCCCTGGAACTTTGATAGCACTTCCCACAACCTGGGCATTTGAAAAGTCTCTCCtcggtgtgaacttgctggtgtgtcagcagatgggatgactgagtgaatcgcttcccacactggcagcaggtgaacggcctctccccagtgtg
This genomic window contains:
- the LOC121292945 gene encoding zinc finger protein 239-like, with product MQHKCSHTVEKPWKCGDCGKGFKYPPDLEKHQRSHTGERPFTCSTCGNGFTQSSNLRKHQRVHTDERPFKCPDCGKCYKSSGELMFHQRVHTDERMFRCSHCESGFKTSSDLTVHQRVHTGERPFTCCQCGKRFTQSSHLLTHQQVHTEERLFKCPGCGKCYQSSRELMCYQRVHTDERPFRCSHCETGFRTSSQLTVHQRIHTGERPFTCSECGMGFIQSSHLQTHQRVHTGERPFKCPDCGKCYKSSWNLMSHQCVHTDEKPFACSMCGKGFTQSCQLLTHQRVHTDERPFKCPDCGKCY